The following coding sequences lie in one Globicephala melas chromosome 15, mGloMel1.2, whole genome shotgun sequence genomic window:
- the CLDN4 gene encoding claudin-4 produces the protein MASMGLQVMGIALAVLGWLGAILSCALPMWRVTAFIGSNIVTSQTIWEGLWMNCVVQSTGQMQCKVYDSLLALPQDLQAARALIVICIILAVLGVLLSVVGGKCTNCVEDESAKAKTMIVAGVVFLLAGLLVMVPVSWTAHNIIRDFYNPLVASGQKREMGASLYIGWAASGLLMLGGALLCCNCPPRTDKPYSAKYSAARSAPASNYV, from the coding sequence ATGGCTTCCATGGGGCTGCAGGTGATGGGTATCGCTTTGGCCGTGCTGGGCTGGCTGGGCGCCATACTGAGCTGCGCACTGCCCATGTGGCGCGTGACGGCCTTCATCGGCAGCAACATCGTCACGTCCCAGACCATCTGGGAGGGCCTGTGGATGAACTGCGTGGTGCAGAGCACGGGCCAAATGCAGTGCAAGGTGTACGACTCGCTGCTGGCGCTGCCGCAGGACCTGCAGGCGGCCCGCGCCCTCATCGTCATCTGCATCATCTTGGCCGTGCTCGGTGTGCTGCTCTCGGTGGTGGGCGGCAAGTGCACCAACTGCGTGGAGGATGAGAGCGCCAAGGCCAAGACCATGATTGTGGCCGGCGTGGTGTTCCTGCTGGCCGGCTTGCTGGTGATGGTGCCCGTGTCCTGGACGGCCCACAATATCATCCGCGACTTCTATAACCCACTGGTGGCCTCGGGCCAGAAGCGGGAGATGGGTGCCTCGCTCTACATTGGCTGGGCCGCCTCTGGCCTGCTGATGCTCGGTGGGGCCTTGCTTTGCTGCAACTGCCCACCCCGTACCGACAAGCCCTACTCTGCCAAGTACTCTGCCGCCCGCTCCGCTCCAGCCAGCAACTACGTGTAA